TAAGCGTGCGCTCGCGGGGTCCACCGCGCTGTTCGCCGCCTGTCTACTCGCGCTCTGGGCGCTCGCGGGCGGTCTCGCCGCGCTCTTGACGCTCCCGACGTGGCTCGTCGCCTACCACCACGCCCCGCAACTCGACACCAACCCCGTGACCGCGACGACGGGCTATCCCCTCGGCATCGCGCTGGCCATCCTCGGAGGGTACGCCGCGCAGGCCGGGACGCTCGCACCCATCGCGCTCGCGTTCGCCGCCGTCTTCCTCGTTTTGCTCTCGGGGGTGAAGGTCATCGACGACGCGCAGGACTACGACTACGACCGCTCCATCCGGAAGCGCACCGTGGCAGTGACGCTCGGTCCCGAGCGCGCCAGAACCGCGGCCTACGCGCTGATGACGACGGCGCTCGTTCTCGTCGTCGCGCTCGCGGCGCTCGCCGTCTTCCCGCCGAGTAGCGTTGCCGCCGTCGCGGGGTTCGGCGCAGTAGCCGGGGTCGCTCGCCGGGCCGACCCCGAACTGGCGACGATGCTGCTGGTCCGGGGGTCGTACGTCTTCCTCGCGCTGTTGCTCGCGGCGGTGTGGTTCCGACCGCTAGCGTGACTCCGAGTTCGCTTGCGGAAAGGTGTCCCTGCCTCCCTGAAACGATGGTTACGCCGGGTTCCATCCGGGCTACGTCGGGGTAGTCGTCCGTTCTCCCGATGAACGATTGGAGCCTTTCTTTCCAGACTCGGTAGTGGCTCCGACGAGGTGTTTCGATGACACGAAAGATAACGCTCGTAGCAGTCGTTGCGATGCTTGCGATGGGAACGTCGGCGGCGCTGACGTTCGGCGCCACGCCGCAGGCGAGTTCCGACGTAGTCGCGGAACAGGAGACGACCACAGCAGTAGAGACGACGATGATGCAGACGACTACGGCCACGGGGCAGGCGAGCGTCACGCTCGGTGACCAGACCTCGAACGGGACCGCGGTCGTGGTCGAAGAAGTCGTCGTTCCCGAGGGCGGCTTCGTCGTGATTCACGAGGCCGAGAGCCTGCAAACGACCCAGATGGAGACCGAGATGGGAACGGAGACCGAAACTGCGGTTGGCATGGAGACGACCGCCATGGACGGCCAGACCCAGCAGTACGCGGCGGGTCCGGTCCTCGGTAACTCGACGTACCTCGAACCCGGCGTTCACGAGGACGTGACCGTCCGACTCGACGAACCCATCGAGGCAGACCAAGTCCTCATCGCCATGCCGCACATGGATACGAACGACAATCAAGCGTACGAGTTCCCCGAGACCGACGACCCCTATACGGTTGACGGACAGGCCGTCATCGACTGGGCGAACGTGACCGTCGAAGCGGGCGAGACGACGACCGTCGAGGACGGCGAAACGACGACCGAAATGTAAAATCGATTTAATACTCCGCTTTCGGGCACCTATTTGACGCCCAACGGATTTTGCACCGCGTTTCGACTCAACGGTCAGGCGAGTATCTGAATCGCAACGCCAAGGAGGATGAGGAGCGCCCCCAGAGCTACTGCGAAAACATTTCTTGCCGGGAGTTCGAAATCCGCTGGCTCGGAGGTGAACGCCTTGTACGTTGATACGACGACCAGTCCGCCGCCGCCGAGGACCATCAGTGCGACCGGTACGCTAGCACCGTCGGCGCTGGCCGAGAGGAGACCGTCAACGCCAATCGCCGCCCCGGAAATCGCCAGCGACCCGTGATAGAGGTAGAACAGTTGCACATCTGAGGGTTATCGAGGGCGGAGAAAAGTCTGTTCGATGAAGCCTGTCGCGCCGACGAGTCGCTACCGACCCCTCAAGCTTTAATCCGCTGTCACACTGACGTTCGGTATGGCAATCGACGGACGCGAGCGCGAGACGGTACCGAGC
This genomic stretch from Halorussus pelagicus harbors:
- a CDS encoding DUF7282 domain-containing protein; translation: MTRKITLVAVVAMLAMGTSAALTFGATPQASSDVVAEQETTTAVETTMMQTTTATGQASVTLGDQTSNGTAVVVEEVVVPEGGFVVIHEAESLQTTQMETEMGTETETAVGMETTAMDGQTQQYAAGPVLGNSTYLEPGVHEDVTVRLDEPIEADQVLIAMPHMDTNDNQAYEFPETDDPYTVDGQAVIDWANVTVEAGETTTVEDGETTTEM
- a CDS encoding UbiA family prenyltransferase; the encoded protein is MPIARRESGVVPAARALASQVHPVFMTPPVASSLFGGVLAGRFDLAAGLLHATAIFAAVYTAHVKDGYVDFYVRDEDDDHPLSERGCKRALAGSTALFAACLLALWALAGGLAALLTLPTWLVAYHHAPQLDTNPVTATTGYPLGIALAILGGYAAQAGTLAPIALAFAAVFLVLLSGVKVIDDAQDYDYDRSIRKRTVAVTLGPERARTAAYALMTTALVLVVALAALAVFPPSSVAAVAGFGAVAGVARRADPELATMLLVRGSYVFLALLLAAVWFRPLA